Proteins found in one Neodiprion lecontei isolate iyNeoLeco1 chromosome 6, iyNeoLeco1.1, whole genome shotgun sequence genomic segment:
- the LOC107227064 gene encoding high affinity copper uptake protein 1 yields MHSMSFHFGVEETILFDGWVTSNWQGIVGSVVGITLLAAIYEGLKNYRDYLFVNASALHQGNGKCPPKQPSMSSGIHLFQTILHMIQIIVGYFLMLIFMTYNVWLCIAVTVGGGFGYWLFAWRKASSDITDCCN; encoded by the exons ATGCACTCT ATGTCATTCCATTTCGGCGTCGAGGAGACCATCCTCTTCGACGGCTGGGTAACGTCGAACTGGCAGGGTATCGTGGGTTCGGTGGTTGGAATTACCCTCTTGGCCGCCATCTACGAGGGTCTCAAGAATTACCG CGATTACCTGTTTGTCAACGCGTCCGCGCTTCATCAGGGAAATGGGAAATGTCCACCCAAACA GCCATCGATGTCCTCTGGAATCCATCTCTTCCAAACGATCCTGCATATGATACAAATCATCGTGGGTTACTTCCTCATGCTGATTTTCATGACTTACAATGTCTGGCTCTGTATCGCCGTCACCGTAGGTGGTGGTTTTGGTTATTGGCTATTCGCATGGAGAAAGGCCAGCAGTGACATTACCGATTGCTGCAATTAG